A window of Leptotrichia wadei contains these coding sequences:
- a CDS encoding amino acid ABC transporter ATP-binding protein has protein sequence MIKVENLKLSFGKNEVLKGINFKIEKGQVISIIGPSGSGKSTFLRSLNFLETASSGTITFGNETFDLSKINKKDINRLRKNTTMVFQNYNLFKNKTALENVIEGLLIVKKMNKNEAIEIGLKMLEKVGLKDKAEFYPNQLSGGQQQRVGIARAVAMSPEVILLDEPTSALDPELIGEVLKVIKDMVKENMTMIIVTHEMQFAREISDYIVFMDSGKIIEEGVPEEIFKSSGSKRLQNFLRRYYDNEIDIYSI, from the coding sequence ATGATAAAGGTTGAAAATCTAAAATTGTCTTTTGGAAAAAATGAAGTTTTGAAAGGAATAAACTTTAAAATAGAAAAAGGACAGGTAATAAGCATCATAGGACCGAGTGGGTCGGGAAAATCAACATTTTTACGAAGCCTTAATTTTCTTGAAACAGCTTCATCGGGAACAATAACTTTTGGAAACGAAACATTTGACTTGAGTAAAATAAATAAAAAAGATATAAATAGGCTTAGAAAAAATACGACAATGGTTTTTCAGAATTATAATTTATTCAAAAACAAAACTGCTTTGGAAAATGTAATTGAAGGTCTTTTGATTGTAAAAAAAATGAATAAGAACGAAGCAATAGAAATTGGATTGAAAATGCTTGAAAAAGTAGGATTAAAAGATAAAGCCGAATTTTACCCAAATCAGCTTTCTGGGGGGCAGCAGCAAAGAGTGGGAATCGCAAGGGCGGTTGCGATGAGTCCAGAGGTAATTTTGCTTGATGAACCAACTTCGGCACTTGATCCTGAACTTATAGGAGAAGTTCTGAAAGTTATAAAAGATATGGTAAAAGAAAATATGACAATGATAATTGTTACCCATGAAATGCAGTTTGCAAGGGAAATTTCTGATTATATTGTATTTATGGATTCAGGAAAAATCATAGAAGAAGGAGTGCCTGAAGAAATTTTTAAAAGTTCTGGAAGTAAAAGATTACAAAACTTCCTGAGAAGATATTATGATAACGAGATAGATATTTATTCGATTTAA
- a CDS encoding amino acid ABC transporter permease, which translates to MNNNVPFLNWGFMVRAIPEILKALPMTLNIAIVTMIFSLILSFFIALVRINKIPVLTRLATIYVSFIRGTPLLVQIYLAYYGLPKILDYIHLKYGFNIDVNNIPAIIFVYVAFILNVSGYLSETFRAAIQSVDKGQVEAALSIGMTKWQAMRRIVLPQAIIITFPNFGNTFISLIKDSSLAFSVSIVEMIGKAKIISASGLDIFEAYIVVSGIYWVVCIIVEKVMGIVEKKLRVGGL; encoded by the coding sequence AAGAGCGATTCCAGAAATACTGAAAGCATTGCCGATGACTCTGAATATTGCGATTGTTACGATGATATTTTCGCTGATACTTAGTTTTTTTATCGCACTTGTGAGAATAAATAAAATTCCTGTGCTGACAAGGCTTGCTACAATTTATGTGTCCTTTATAAGAGGGACACCTCTTTTAGTTCAGATTTACCTTGCCTATTATGGATTGCCTAAAATATTAGATTATATACATTTAAAGTATGGATTTAATATAGATGTGAATAATATTCCTGCGATTATCTTTGTTTATGTGGCATTTATTTTAAATGTATCAGGTTATCTGTCGGAAACATTCAGGGCGGCAATTCAGTCGGTGGATAAAGGGCAAGTTGAAGCTGCATTGTCTATTGGAATGACAAAGTGGCAGGCAATGAGAAGAATTGTACTTCCGCAGGCGATTATAATAACTTTTCCTAATTTTGGAAATACTTTTATAAGTTTGATAAAGGATTCCTCACTTGCTTTTTCAGTTTCAATTGTGGAAATGATTGGAAAGGCAAAAATAATTTCAGCTTCAGGACTGGATATTTTTGAAGCATATATCGTAGTTTCAGGAATTTACTGGGTTGTTTGTATAATTGTGGAAAAAGTCATGGGAATTGTGGAAAAGAAACTGAGAGTAGGTGGACTGTAA